The Drosophila suzukii chromosome X, CBGP_Dsuzu_IsoJpt1.0, whole genome shotgun sequence DNA window TCCACTCCTGGTAATAATGAGCGAGAACGTTCTACAGCAGCCGcagtccattgttgttgttgatggcgaAAGCATCTCCAAAGAGCACCTTCAGAGAGAGCACTCTGAGAGAGTTGTTGTAGAAAGTCGAACGTCAGAAAGGTAGAGACGGAGAGCGCATGACTATTAGGCGATGAAGAGTAAGAATCCACCCGATTTTCTAGGTAATTCCGGAGAGAGACGCcagatgatgagagcgcaactccgaggagcgcgccgatattagagccaggcggacggcgaatgtcgcgcacagcggacaacaaaagctccagctgatgttgttgacggtgcaacgggagagaggcgcaagatgatgagagcgcaactccgaggagcgcgccgatattagagccaggcggacggcgaatgtcgcgcacagcggacaacaaaagctccagctgatgttgttgacggtgcaacgggagagaggcgcaagatgatgagagcgcaactccgaggagcgcgccgatattagaaccAGGTGGACTGCGAACGTCTCGcaaagcaaacaacaaaagctccggctgatgttgttgatgaagCATCAGGAGAGCCACGGAAAGTGAtgtgagcgcaactccgaggagcgtgCCGATATTcaagccaggcggacggcgaatgtcgcacaaagtggacaacaaaagctccggctgatgttgttgatggtgcGTTAGGAGAGAGTCAGAAGATGAAGAGAGCGCAGTGAGAAACGCAAGCagctgccgatgttgttgcgAAAACGACTCCGACAAATGAGGAAAGGCTTGCAGACGATGTCCCGCAAAAGTATCGACGCCAGTGGCGTCGAACACTAGGGGTTTTTTGACGGCTGACTTGATGATGAAGTTGGTCCAGGCTCCGGCAAATTAGATAAAATTCCATCCCCTACCACAGTGGCCCGCTCTCTATGAATAAATCTTTTGACCTTAactgagttcggccagaaatcgtttttgaagaCTATATCGTAAAGCTGATCAGGGATACCAAGcttgaaatttacaaattttaaagtttgaaCGTCGACATCTTTTTTTACAAGCTTTGCACAAGTGAGAGAACTAGCATCCACCTTAAGCTTGGTggacacatattttaaaacagcatTCGGATCTGTATCAGTTGCAAACTTTCCGACATGCAAAAATTTCTTGGTCGGCAAAACATGAAGGTCTTCAGCATTAGGAGCCACTCCAACAACATGTTTATtgggcttgttgttgttccttcTCCTCTTATTTCGTACTTGTATGAAATTTCCTCTCTCCATATCCAGAGCATGATTAGAAGGGTCAACGACCGCGGAAGccgtagcagcagcagccgcatatGACAGGGGAGCTGCAGCTACGTTGGTAGGCCTCGGTAGACGAGGTTTCGGATTTACATTCTGATGCAATGCATCATCTTTAGGGGGGAACGCCTCcatgaatttattttgaagGCCCTGATATAAGCGCTCCAGGGCTTTCAATTTTTCATCGAATTCATCTATTTTAGAATGCGAATCATTCGCAACCACACAGCTATCACATTGCCATAGTATATTTGGATTTAATAAGAGTTTGAGCACATCCTCCGGTAGGGCTACGCAAGAAGTATGATAGGCGCGACGGCACAAAGAAGAGCAGCGAACAGCATCCGAAGCGCGAAGCTGGGCCAATGTAACATCGGTTTTGCACTCGGGACAGCGGGGAAGTAACATAGCGAGAATTTAAGCACGTCTGGACGCAAAGAAAGCTAGATGACGACTGACTTTTTTTGGGTCGCCGCATCAGGAAAATTCGCCCCTTTCCCCTGGAGCTTGATCACACCCCCGCAATGACATTCAACCACCCAAAACCACCCACTCGATGCCCTCTGGCGTAAGCAAAACGCATTTTGAAAGCTTTTAGCTGTTAATGTGGCATAAATTTGTCTTTGTTGTTGTCTTCTCGGGCACTTTTTTCCTTCATTTTGTGGGCggaaattgaaataaaaagcAACAGCGGCGACGAGAGCAAAACTTCAAGTGCCAGGGGCTCTGGACCCCGTCCAGTAACAAAATCCCCCTTTCCAGTAAATGCCCCCCCAACCACACGGAGAAAATGGAGGTATTTGGCTTAGACCTTAAGTTACAAATAAATCTTGATACCATAAGGAAATTCTATTGCATAGGTAAAATGTGGGAAGAAGGAATTAACTTCTGAGTATTATTAAtatactaaaataaaaattcaaaatccagctattttatacttgtttttttttatacaagtTTCAATCTCTGAGGGGCGAATTTCAATAAATCatataagatatatatttttctctCTGCACGAAAACCCCCAATCAAAGCCCTTCCGAAGGATCCAAAAGCTGCACAGCTGTGCTGGCAATTCAAATGTTTGttgtatataaatttattgatttgCATTAAAATGAGGCAAGCGCTCGTAAAGTGTGTCATTTCGGTCAAAAGCAACAGGGGGTAgaatgacaaaaaaaaatgtaaaggTTGGGGATGCTGACATCGAGACTGGGACATCACTTATCCCCTCTCGTTCACTCCTCAGCCAACTCACTTGCTCCAAATTGAGATGGATGACATGTCAATGAACTTGTAATGACTTGCAAGCCGAATTCCGGCTTCCGGTTGCCGCAGACAAAAGCCTCGACTAATTTTCCAGCGAAACGAATTTTGATTGCAGGCCAAATTATAAAGTCGAAGATCGAAGAAGATACAATGAGTAATGATAGGGGTTACACAGTAAGTATGTAAGTGAcaggaaatttattttaagattatattttaaattcattcGAAGTACTGGATGTTTTGAAAGGTCCTGGTAAGTAGATAACTTAATGTAGACGTGGGATTTTCTGTGAAATCGCTTTCTTAAAATACCATTATAGACACATTTGGTtgataaacaaaatatacaaaatcCTAATCTAAGAATGATATAAAATAAGGACCTCAAAATACGGGAAGGAGCTGGTGCAGCCAAACGGGTTGAGATAAAAATCTGAAAAAGGATATTCggaaataattatatataaacgTTATCTTATCTgggttttttataaattcgtAAACAATTAAGGATTGCTGGAGGTGGGACCTGAGCTATCAGAACATTTGGTTTCTCATTTAGCTGAACTGAATAGCTGCAATTCAGGAGCCAATCAATTAGGGAGTTTCCAGGCCAATTGGCTGCCTTATTTGAAATCTGTCCGGTTTGATGAATCGGGTAAATTGGCATCCGGTTCAGCGGCGGTTGCATTTCGTCAGACCGCCATAATGTGTCATTCAATTAACACATCGGCTGTCGCTTTTAAGTGCAAGTCGATTATGCTGTCAACAGCTTTGCGGTGGCCAAAAACCAAACAGCGACAGCAAACCCAGCGAAATGGTTTCCTCTATATGTGCAATGCATATATGTGTCATACATCCCAGGGCCAATTTCTGGCTCGAATTGGTTGGGCAAATAAAACTGCCAACAGCTCTTTTCGCtcattaatttcatttttcatCGAGTCAACAATTAACCAATCGTCGATGCTCTCAATGGCTGGAGTTTAATTCATTCAATCGGTTGTAAGTTGCAAATATTCCGAAATCTCCAATCTCCAGTTTGACAGGTTGAATTTAAGGGATTTCCTCTACTTAATATCCCTCCTCGTCACGCCCCgctttttctctctgtgtgtgCGTGCATGCACTGCGCACATTTAATTATAGAATAATCTTTGATTTAATATGAAAATTGCATAAGGGGTTGGGGATGGGGGTGGCTGCTCTTGATGGCGTGCTGGCCGCgttgcaaattaattaattgccGCCATATGCTAATTAAACACTCTTTTTGCCCAGCAATTTCACTCTTCCCCGCACGCAGGCAGATGCAAAAAGCTATCACATAGATACAATAGTATATATAGCTATATACATacgaataaatatttatatatttatctatatacatatatgtacactGCTATGGCCGGGCTTTTTTGTGTTTTCCATGCATAATGCAAAGCCATTCAAGCGTCGCGGATTAAAGTGGCAACTCATTAATTTGGAATTCCACAGTAATTATATGGCCAAGCAGTGACTATCCCACACTGGCCATGACTTGCGTTAATCCCGAAACAGGATCCTCTTCCCATCGACTTTTCtgtaattaaaaaacaagttttttgGGGGACTTTACGCCTTGCTGTTTTAAAAACGAAGAGGATTTATCattttgtgtttaaaaaaaaatatcccAGGTAGCTGGGAGAACGGCTTCTAAATCAAAATCAGTATTCACATTCATATTCAAGTGTAGACAGTGTCGTGTACGGGAAACCAAATTGTAGTTTTACACAAATTAAAACTATGGACGGAAAAAAACGTGGAAAGTCACTTTGTAAAACAACTAACAAGTTCCAGAAAGAAGCGCGCATTACAAACAATGGCTTCCTTAACTTATCGACCGAATTCAAAAAGCCATTCTACAGAATTTCCAAACCGAACATGACACGTTTCGGAGCAAGAGAATGGAACTATATGACCCTCCAAGAAAAGGATGTCTTTAAAAACATGGTAAGTAGGAAATatcttaatttttaataatataaaccAATTGCTAACAAACGTATGTTAGAAAGAACCTGTGACTGTTATAAAAAGTGCACCTCAGGAGTTGGAGAGTCAGTCCCATTGGGAAAACCCCGGTAAATCTGAGCGGGAGAAAAGCAGTCCAGTTCGCTCTCCTTATGCCCGTGAGAGGGAGTCTAAGAACCAGAAGGAAAGGAAGAAGTCCCAGTCCATCAAGCGCAGGGTCAAGAAGAAAGCCAGTCCTGTGCTGAAGAATCGCGACAAAAGTCCTTTGGGCTCAGCGGTGGCCTATATTCATTTTATGCGCAAGTTTCAAGAACAAAATTCTCATTTGCCGGCCCCTCATCTTTTAATCAAGGCAGCTCGCGTTTGGTGCCTTCTGACTGAAAGTCAGCGCAAACTATTTGATCTAAATTTAAAGGTTTATAAGAGAAGTAATGGCTTCAATTTTGTAAAGATTGTGTGAACTGGACCAAAAACACtttgtaaataaaaagaaCTGCGTTTTTGAGACTGTTTTTAATCAcctatttttaatattccagTCGTTTCTATGACAACTTATGGCAGTGGTAATAATTGTATTCAATTGAATTTATTATTTCGAAACTCAACAACGAAGCTCTAGTTTTCTTACTAATTTTTATTCATTCCTAAACCTATGATAAATTCGTTTGCTTGTTTATAAAAGTATTTCAAAGTTAGGAAAAACACTTCCATTTTTAACCCCGTTTTATGGTAAACAATTTCCGGAACTTCAAGCATTTAGTTATACATCTGCTTAGCATGTTTTAGAACCAGCATtctaatatataatatatttgttactcgaaataaaaattacattaaCTAGCTTTCTTGGTGAACAGCAATTTAGCTGAGCTGAGGCATTACATTCTGGTCAAGTTCCTTTAATATTCCTCTGGTCTGGCCACCCGTTTCCTGCAAATAGGTCTCGGAGAGATAAACCTGATCCTCGGGTGGTATAACTTCCGGTTCGGGAGGCTGAGGATCCCCTTCGTGGGGCAGAAATAGATTTAATTTAAGGAACAGAGCTTGCAACTCAATCAAGAAACTTTCGTTCGGGTCCTCATCCTCCCTGCATTCCAATTCAGCTGGCACCTCCTCCATGGTCTGTAGATCATTGGTAGTTGAACGCCTTGGCCATGTCTGAAACTCCCTCGCTCTCTGCGAGACATAGGAACAAATTGCTTGACTATCCATAACATGAGTATAGGGACCCTTGGGGTATGGCAAGTGATAAGAACACGTTTCGTCGTACATCCACTCCCTTGGAGCATCGTCTGCAACATCCCTCAAGGATTTGAGAAATTCGCGACGAATGGGTTGC harbors:
- the LOC108016712 gene encoding protamine-like protein 99C; its protein translation is MDGKKRGKSLCKTTNKFQKEARITNNGFLNLSTEFKKPFYRISKPNMTRFGAREWNYMTLQEKDVFKNMKEPVTVIKSAPQELESQSHWENPGKSEREKSSPVRSPYARERESKNQKERKKSQSIKRRVKKKASPVLKNRDKSPLGSAVAYIHFMRKFQEQNSHLPAPHLLIKAARVWCLLTESQRKLFDLNLKVYKRSNGFNFVKIV